Proteins co-encoded in one Leptospira stimsonii genomic window:
- a CDS encoding SDR family NAD(P)-dependent oxidoreductase, giving the protein MAKETFVHKYGEWAFVTGASSGIGKDFALELARTGFNLYLVARREDELSKLKKEIEEVYKVAVTYRAFDLSSTENVNTLITETKDINIGLIVLAAGFGSGGKFTELSLETELNQIDLNCRSVVQLTHHFANRFKLKQKGGIILFGSLVGFQGVAWASTYSATKAFIQSFAEGLYDEFKLIGIDILSVAPGPVNSGFGERAHMSMGLSQSPKGIAKFSLVCLGKKPTVRPGFLSKFLGYSLIVLPKRLRSLILKQIMSDMVFKKK; this is encoded by the coding sequence ATGGCTAAAGAAACTTTTGTTCACAAATACGGCGAGTGGGCTTTCGTTACGGGAGCTTCGAGTGGGATCGGAAAGGACTTCGCTTTGGAGCTGGCAAGAACTGGTTTCAACCTTTATCTCGTTGCTCGTAGAGAGGATGAGCTATCAAAGTTGAAAAAAGAAATCGAAGAAGTTTATAAAGTCGCAGTCACATATCGCGCTTTCGATTTGAGCAGTACGGAAAATGTAAATACTCTAATTACAGAGACGAAAGATATCAATATTGGGCTGATAGTCTTGGCGGCTGGATTTGGAAGCGGTGGAAAATTCACTGAGTTGTCATTAGAAACCGAATTGAATCAGATTGATTTGAATTGTCGTTCCGTAGTCCAGCTTACACATCATTTTGCAAATAGATTCAAACTGAAACAAAAAGGCGGAATCATTCTATTTGGCTCTTTAGTCGGATTCCAGGGTGTCGCATGGGCGAGCACTTATTCAGCGACGAAAGCATTTATTCAAAGTTTTGCCGAGGGACTCTATGATGAGTTCAAGCTGATAGGGATTGATATACTATCAGTGGCTCCAGGACCAGTAAATTCCGGTTTCGGCGAACGAGCGCATATGAGTATGGGTTTGTCGCAATCGCCAAAAGGAATTGCAAAATTCAGTTTAGTTTGCCTCGGTAAAAAACCTACAGTTCGACCTGGATTCCTCTCAAAGTTTTTGGGTTATTCTTTAATTGTGCTCCCGAAGAGACTCCGATCACTCATTCTTAAACAAATCATGTCTGATATGGTTTTCAAAAAGAAATGA
- a CDS encoding DUF3291 domain-containing protein codes for MKIVILTTFFSTLAGCALASPFKKSSKLDSSLIHPDTIVVVALTEVHTKGSIFEQITFWNRVSSVRKSLEDNQGFLGGCIRRQIFGNRAWTMTVWENEDSLEDFIYSREHERAMKDGAPAVESNRFYRMNRPWKDVPLAWEEVEILIKEKGRID; via the coding sequence ATGAAAATCGTAATATTAACAACGTTCTTCTCGACCTTGGCGGGATGTGCTTTGGCAAGTCCTTTTAAGAAATCCTCTAAGTTAGATTCTTCTCTCATTCATCCCGACACGATCGTCGTCGTTGCTTTAACAGAAGTACATACTAAGGGTTCGATATTTGAACAAATTACTTTTTGGAACAGAGTCTCTTCCGTTCGAAAGAGTCTAGAAGACAATCAAGGGTTTCTTGGTGGATGTATTCGAAGACAAATCTTCGGGAATCGCGCTTGGACAATGACAGTTTGGGAGAATGAGGATTCTTTGGAAGATTTTATTTATTCTAGAGAGCATGAGCGAGCAATGAAAGACGGCGCGCCAGCCGTTGAGTCAAACCGGTTCTATCGGATGAATAGACCTTGGAAAGATGTCCCTCTTGCTTGGGAGGAAGTAGAGATTCTGATTAAAGAAAAAGGTCGCATTGATTGA